The window CTGGTAGGAGTCGTTCCATTGCATCGCCACTTCCACCACCACGCCCTCTTTCTCAGCGATAAAGTGGAAAACTTTTTCAAACAGCGGGGTTTTGTTTTTATTCAGATGTTGCACGAAAGCGCTGATGCCGCCTTCGAATTCAAATACATCTTCTTTGCCGGTTCTTTCGTCGCGCAGGGAGATTCTTACGCCGGAATTCAAAAACGACAGTTCGCGCAAACGCTTGGCGAGGATGTCGTAGTGAAATTCGATATTGGTGAAGATAGTAGGGCTGGGCTTGAAGTTTATGTAGGTACCGCTGCCTTCACAGTCACCTATCACCGCTAAGGGCGCTACTGGCTCGCCGAGGATGTATTTTTGCATGTGCAGCTTGCCGTTCTTACGAATCTTCAGCGTTAGCTCTTCAGACAAGGCATTTACCACCGAGACACCTACGCCGTGCAAGCCACCAGAGACTTTATAGGCGTTATCGTCGAACTTACCGCCGGCGTGCAGGATGGTCATGATAACTTCCGCGGCGGAACGGCCTTCTTCTTTGTGTATATCAACCGGAATGCCGCGACCATCGTCATACACGGATATCGAGCCATTTTCGTGAATCACGACATCGACGCCTTTGCAGTATCCGGCTAATGCTTCGTCGATGGAGTTATCGACGACTTCGAATACCATGTGATGCAAACCGGAGCCGTCATCGGTATCGCCGATGTACATGCCGGGACGTTTTCTGACTGCATCCAATCCTTTAAGTACTGTGATATTCGAACTGTCGTAATTTTCACTCATGGGTATATCCATTGTGTTGTGTTTTACCGCAACGATGCCTGGCTTTCATATCGCACATGAAGCCGTTGTATCGTGTGTGATGGGAGTTGTTAATTTTTATTATTTGTTCCACGTGAAACATTAAAGTTGTTTTACGTCACCTTGTTCCACGTGAAACCATTTATAGTTTTCTACTGAACTTAAGTCACCAAAATCAGCTATATCGGTACTGCTGATAAAAACCTGACAACTCAGTCCAATAAGGTATTTTATCAATTTTGCCCGGTTTTCTGTATCCAATTCGGACGCGAGGTCGTCTATTAAGATGCAGCAGGAATATGGGCTTTCCTGATTCAATAAGGTCACTTGTGCCAACATCAGTGCCAAAACTAAGAGCTTTTGTTGTCCGCGTGACAGATAGTCTTTAGCCAATCTTTTATCTTGATAAGTTTGAAAGTCCGCTCGGTGCGGTCCGCTATGCGTAAAGCCGTAGCGTATGTCTCGCTCCAGATCGTTTTTCAAAATTACGTCTAGGGCTTGCCTATCATCCCAACCGGGCAAGAATCGTAAATCAACATCCTCCTTATTTAAGAAATGGCTAGCCATTTCTAAAAACACCGGTTGCAAGTTTGCCAAGTAGGCCAAACGAAAATCGTTAATCACCTGCCCATATTCCACAAGCTCCTTATCCCAAGCCGAGAGCTGTTTAATCTGCCGAGTCTTCAACAAGGCATTACGTTGCTGTAAAGCTTTATTGAACTTGCGCCAACAGGGCAGAAAGTTTTTGTGTTGATTAAAAATCCCCCAATCCAAAAACTCTCTACGGATTTGCGGCCCGGAATCCAGCAAGCGATAACTCTTGGGATGAATCAATTGCACAGGCAATGCGTACGCCAAATCAGCTTTTTGCCTATCTTCCTGATCGATGCGGATCTGGCATTGTTTATTGTCAATCTGTATCCCCAGCGTACTGACCGAACCGGACTGTTGTCGATTTTGCGCGGAAACGGTCAATTGCGACTGCTCGAAAGCAATGGCCTGCTTGGTATGGGTAGTTCTAAACGAGCGAGATCTACCCAAAATAAAAATGGCTTCCAACAGCGAACTCTTGCCGCTGGCATTGGCGCCGGTGATGAAATTAATAGCAGGAGACGGCGAGATACTTGCGGAATGGATGTTTCTGACCGACAGCACATCCAGCTTTAACAAGGTCATAATCCCAGGACAACCTACATCCGCATTGGCATCACAATAAATTTAAATAATGGCTGTTCGGGTTCTTCAATAAAACAACTGCTGGCGTTGCCGGCTATGGTCAGTACCGCCATTTCTGAATCCAAGTTGGATACTGCATCCAGCATATATTGCGAATTAAACGAGATACTCAAGGGCTCACCTTGATAATCGATGATCAGTTCTTCCTCGGCTTCGTCATGCTCCGGATTATGCGTACTGAGTTTCAGCAAATCGCCGGAAATATCGAAAGTCACACCCTTGTACTTCTCATTGGACAGAATCGCCACCCGCGTTAACGCATCTCGCAAGACTTGTTTTTGGATCAGCAACGGACTCATAAAGCTTTGATTGAACACTTTACTGAAATCCGGGAATTTGGCATCGATCAGCTTGGACGAGAACACCACATCCTTGTAATAAATTCGGATGTTGTTGCTGGAAAACTGGATGTTCAATTCTGCGTCTGCATCGTCCAGCAAGCGACTAAGCTCCTGCACCGCTTTTCTGGGCATGATGATGCGGGATTCATAACCGGTCGCTTGGCCGATATCGTCTTCATAAATCGACAAACGATGGCCGTCGGAAGCCACCAATTTGAGTTTGGAATTGCTCACATTCAACAACAAACCGTTCAGGTAATAGCGCACATCCTGATTGGCCATGCAAAACACGGTTTTATCCAAAGCTTTCTTGAATTTACCGGCATTCAGCAAAAAGCTATGTTCAAACTCGGACTCGTTGAACTCCGGGTAATGTTCTGCCGGTAAAGTACTCAAAGAAAACCGGCTGCGGCCAGAAACGACCTTAACTTTATCATCTTGCAATTCAAAGTGAATTTCCGCGCCGTTCGGCAACAATCGGCATATATCCAGAAACTTTCTAGCAGGAACCGTGATTTCCCCGGAATGCGCTATTGACTCGATATTTAACTTAGCAACAATCTGAATTTCTGTATCTGTACCGGTCATCACCAACTGCTCGTCGCTAGCCTGCAACAACACATTGGACAGAATCGGCATGGTCTGCCGTTTCTCGATAACGCTGACGATTTGTTGCAGCGGTGGCAAGATTTGATCTCTGCTAATAATAAATTTCATATAAATATCTTTTATATATTGTTACTACTATGTAAACAAAAAGCTGTGGAAAACCGGTTTTATATAATTTAAATCAAAATCTTAGCATGTATCAAACATTGTTGCCGGATACCGCTTTAGCTTGTATGGGGTTTGTGGATAACCTAAAGGACGTATTTTCGGCACACTTTATCCACAACTTACACGCAATTAATGGGATAAGGTTCTCAACAGGTTTTTGTAATCCTCAGCCATCTTCACATCGTCGTCTTTCAGCTCAGCCACGCGCTTGCAGGCATTGATGACCGTAGTGTGATCGCGCCCACCGAAGGCGTCGCCGATTTCCGGATAACTGTGCGAGGTCAATTCTCTAGCCAAACACATAGCGACCTGTCGTGGCCGAGTGATGGACTGCTTGCGGTTTTTTGAAGATAAATCGGCCACTCGGATCTTGAAATACTCGGCCACTGTCTTCTGAATGTTATCGATGCTGATCAACTTGTCTTGCAAGCTGATCAAATCGTGCAACGCTTCCTTGGTAAATTCCAAGGTAATGTCGCGGCCGGTAAATTGCGAATTGGCCACCACCCGCCGTAACGCACCTTCCAGATCTCTAACATTGGAAGGTATGCGTTTAGCAATAAAGAAGGCGATATCTTGATCCAGATCCACACCCACCTGCATAGCCTTTTTAATCAAGATCGCGGCCCGAGTTTCCAGATCCGGCGGTTCTATCGCCACCGGTAAACCCCAACCGAAGCGCGATTTCAAACGGTCTTCCAAGCCATCTATTTCTTTGGGATATTTATCGCAGGTCAAAACCACCTGATGTTTGTTATCCAGCAGATTGTTAAAGGTGTGGAAAAACTCTTCCTGCGAACGTTCCTTACCGGCCAGAAATTGGATGTCGTCCATCAATAAAATATCGATGCTGCGGTAGTACTCTTTAAATTGGTTGATGCTGTTTTGTTGTAGCGCTTTGACCATGTCCTGCACGAATTTCTCGGAATGCAGATAGACGATATTGGCATCGGGTTTTTTCAGTAACACAGCGTTGCCTATGGCATGCATCAAATGGGTTTTACCCAAACCGGAACTGCCGTAGATAAACAGCGGGTTGTAGACCTTGCCGATGTTATCCGAAACCGTCATCGAAGCGGCTCTGGCCAACTGATTGGATTTACCTTCCACAAAGCTCTCAAAGGTGAAGGCTTTGTTTAAAAAATTCGGTTGATTCTTCTTTTGGGTCGGACTCTTGCTGAGTGTTGGTGCTTTGATAGCCGGCGATTTTTTACTACCTATTTCAAACTGCACCGCCAAGGTTGCATTGGAAAACTCGTTGACCGCATCTTCGATGATCGCGAAAAAATGCTGTTTGATATGGTCGATAATAAAGCGGTTGGGAGCAAGTAATTTTAACTGGCTGTCGGTTTCCACTGCTTGCAGCGGCCTGATCCAGGTGCTGAAATCGGTACTGGGAATTTCATGTTCAAGCTTGGCCAGGCAGTTGTTCCAAATCACACTCATCGGCATTCAAGAAGGGGCTTAGAAAGGCCTTGCATGATACCACAGTGACCGCTTAGGGCTTGACTCTGTGGACGTTATCAGAAAAGAATGACGGCCGCATGGATAACCCTCATTACTACACATGATTTCGGGCAAACTTTATATTATTTCTGCGCCATCCGGGGCGGGCAAAACCAGTCTGGTTAAGCAACTGATTGCCGAGACTGACGATCTGGCCGTCTCGGTGTCGCACACTACCCGGGCAATGCGCAGCGGCGAACAAGATGGCGTCGATTATTTTTTCGTCTCTGTTGACGAATTTAAAGCCATGATCGAACGGCAAGCCTTTTTGGAGCACGCGCAAGTGTTCGATAATTTCTACGGCACCGCACAGCAGACCGTGGAAGATAATCTGGCCAAAGGCTTGGATGTGATCTTGGAAATCGATTGGCAAGGTGCTCAGCAGGTAAGAAGAATGTTGCCGGAAAGCCTGTCGATCTTCATCCTGCCGCCATCCATCGAGGTATTGAGCCAGCGTTTGCAAAATCGCGGTCAGGATAATCCTGAAGTGATTGCCCGACGCATGCGCGATGCGGTGACTGAAATGAGCCACTATCCGGAGTACGACTATCTGATCGTTAACGACGATTTCAATCTGGCTTTGCATCAACTAAAAAGCATTGTTACCGCAAACCGCTTAACCCAAAGTCAACAACAACAAACCTTGGCGCCATTGCTGCAAGATTTACTTAACTAATAAAACTAACAACACTTATGAAAACTAGAAAAACTTCTTATCTCTTTGCGACGTTGATTGTTTCAGCGTTGACCATTGCCGGCTGCTCCAGTGATGAAGCGGAAACCCCAAAAGCTAGCGCTAGCGCCGGCACTGCCAAAAAAACGGTACACAGAGTAGATACCGGCGAAGCTACAGAACCCGAGAAACGTCAGTTCGAAAAAGAGTTTTCCGCTAAATGCGTTGAACGGGAACTGAAAAATTCGAATAACAAAGACGTCGATGAAAAGCGTTTTGAAGAAAGTTGCGACTGTATCGCCGAACACATCATGAAAGACCTATCGGAAATCGATGCCGAGAAATATCTGGAAGACCACGAAGACACCCACACCTTGCAGATCAAATTCGACGCTGCGGCTTATTTCTGTTTGCAAAACAAACCGCAACCGAAAGGACCGCATTTGTTCGGCAAACCATAACGTCACCGCTCGATAGGACGTTCCCCACGTCTTAAGGCCTACGTGTTGGGTTACGCTTCGCTAACCCAACCTACACGATTTCTCTATCTTTCATCTCCATGACTCAATCTTCCGAATTATTTTCTCAAGCCAAACAATACATTCCCGGCGGCGTCAATTCGCCGGTGCGTTCCTTCAGCGGCGTCGGCGGTACGCCGGTATATTTTGATCGCGCAGCCGGCGCTTATGTTTACGACAGCGAAGGCAAGCGTTACATCGATTATGTCGGTTCCTGGGGGCCGATGATTTTGGGGCATGCGCATCCGGCTGTGATCGAAGCGGTCAAGCTAAGCGCTGAAAAAGGTTTAAGTTTTGGTGCCCCCACCGAAATCGAAACTTTGATGGCGCAAACGGTTTGCGAATTGCTGCCGTCGATCGAAATGGTGCGCATGGTTAGCTCCGGCACCGAAGCGACCATGAGCGCCTTGCGCCTGGCGCGTGGTTACACCGGTCGCGACAAGATCGTTAAATTCGAAGGTTGCTACCACGGCCATTCCGATTCCTTGCTGGTCAAGGCCGGCTCCGGCGCGTTGACCTTCGGCGTCCCCAGCTCGCCGGGCGTACCCGCCTCGGTCGCCGCCGACACCCTCACGCTGACTTACAACGACAGCGATGCGGTACGCAGCACCTTCGCCGAACTAGGCGACAAGATCGCCTGCATCATCGTCGAACCGGTGGCCGGCAACATGAACTGCATCCCGCCGGAACCGGGCTTCTTGCAAACCCTGCGCGACGTCTGCGATCAATACGGCAGCGTGCTGATTTTTGATGAAGTAATGACCGGCTTCCGTGTCAGCTTGCAAGGCGCGCAAGGTCTGTACGGCATCAAACCGGATTTAACCACGCTGGGTAAAATCATCGGCGGTGGCCTGCCGGTCGGTGCTTTCGGTGGCAGCCGCAAAATCATGGAATATCTGGCACCGCTGGGTCCTGTCTATCAAGCCGGCACTTTGTCCGGCTGCCCGGTGGCGATGGCCGCCGGCTTAAAAACCCTGGAACTGATCAATCAGCCAGGCTTCTACGAGGCCCTGACCGCTAAGACCGCAACACTGCTGAAAGGCCTTCAAGCCGCCTCTGATCAGGCCGGCATCGCCTTCACTACCAACCAGGTCGGTGGGATGTTTGGTTTGTTCTTTAGCAACGAAAAATCTGTCAGCCGTTTTTCCCAAGTGATGGCTTGCGATGTCGACCGCTTTAAACGTTTCTTTCATGGGATGTTGGATAAAGGCTTTTATCTGGCGCCTTCGGCGTTCGAGGCGGGATTTGTTTCGGCCGCGCATGCGGATGAGGATTTGCAGGCTACGGTGGATGCGGCGAGTAAGGTATTTGCAGAGTCTTTTTGATTCTTTCTTAGACCGCCGATGAGCACAACCGCAGAAAACTGGGAGCGATTCCTCGATCCAGAGGTAGTTCAGCCATCGCTATTCCTGGCTACGATGTTTATCACTACGTTTGAGATCCTGAAAGACTCGATCATTGATCGCATTCGAAATTTCTATATACCCGGTTTTGCTGAAACTGACCCAATCTTCGAATCCGAATACCAAAGCGAGGTCCTTTCACGAAGTAAGAGTAGGCTCTATGCATCCCTAGACTGGCTCCTTGAACACGAAGCACTTGACGAGACTGATCTGGATACCTTCGAGAATCTAAAGAAAATCAGGAACCTACTAGCCCATCAACTGTTCAACGTGGTTACAGGCCAAACGGAATCCGATCACGCATCACAGTTTCCGGTTCTCGTTGCCCTGCTTCGCAAAGTTGAAGTGTGGTGGGTCGTCAATGTTGAGATTCCAACTAACCCAGACTACGAAGGCAAGGAGATTGATGAAGCGGGGATCGTCCCAGGGGCTGTGCTTTCGCTTCAAATGCTCATTGAGGTGGCATCGGGCAACACTCAGTTACTTGAGCATTGGCGAAAAATGAGTGTCGCGCGTAATGTAGGGCAGGCAAGCCCGGTAGGTCAGGGTTCGCGATAGCGTTCCCTGACAATACGGCTGCTCCTGCGTTGCCCTACCTCCTGTATCCATACAGTCGTATCGCGCCAAAGTAACCTACGAAACTATCCGGGTATCTGATTAACCGATTTAGACGAATTTGTCTCAAGCAATCGGTCATCACGTTCGCGCATCAACCAATAGGTGATGCCCAACACCAATGTCACTGCCGCCAAGGCTAACAATACGTCGGCGGAGATTTTGCCGATGTCCAGTACGATAAACTTACGCGCCAACGCCAGCAGGGCGATTAAGAGTACAACCTTGGTTTGAATGACACTTTGCTCGCGGGTGACGACGTATTGCAGGGTGTGGTTAAACTCCAGCGCAATCAGCAAGGTCATGATTTCGCCAAACACCTGCTGAAATATTTCGTGATCCAACGGATTCAATGCATCGAATACCAATCCGCCGATTACACCGACGAATAATCTAAACAACGCGACGCTGACGACCAACATGACCAAAAAAGTCAGGGCAAACGCGACGCCGCTTTCGAAGCGTTGATAAAACGTCAGTGCATTCCAATCCTTACCCAATATTCGCCATCTGGATATTTCATTTTTCATACTATGTACTCCGTGATCTTCAAAAGATAAATGCAATATATGAATATGCGCGAAAGTAGTTGCCGAGAGGTAGAATTTCAATGGATCCGTAGCGTCGGTTTTAATGACTAGTGCAATTAGCCATGCTCCGATGACTTAGGCGGGATAGCATTTAACTGACTTGGACCAAAACAGATGAATAGACAGAGCGAAAACGCTGGATCGATTAAAGAAACACTCACGTATCGGCATGGCAAATTAACCGGGCTTTTGTTTTTAGCGCTCGGCTTCGCGATGTTGCCAAATTTGAGCCATGCCGATTTTGTTACCCATCCGCTAACCGACGCACCGTCTCCAAAGCCATCGGAACCCGCAGCGCCAGCCGT of the Methylomonas sp. MK1 genome contains:
- the dnaA gene encoding chromosomal replication initiator protein DnaA → MSVIWNNCLAKLEHEIPSTDFSTWIRPLQAVETDSQLKLLAPNRFIIDHIKQHFFAIIEDAVNEFSNATLAVQFEIGSKKSPAIKAPTLSKSPTQKKNQPNFLNKAFTFESFVEGKSNQLARAASMTVSDNIGKVYNPLFIYGSSGLGKTHLMHAIGNAVLLKKPDANIVYLHSEKFVQDMVKALQQNSINQFKEYYRSIDILLMDDIQFLAGKERSQEEFFHTFNNLLDNKHQVVLTCDKYPKEIDGLEDRLKSRFGWGLPVAIEPPDLETRAAILIKKAMQVGVDLDQDIAFFIAKRIPSNVRDLEGALRRVVANSQFTGRDITLEFTKEALHDLISLQDKLISIDNIQKTVAEYFKIRVADLSSKNRKQSITRPRQVAMCLARELTSHSYPEIGDAFGGRDHTTVINACKRVAELKDDDVKMAEDYKNLLRTLSH
- the hemL gene encoding glutamate-1-semialdehyde 2,1-aminomutase, whose amino-acid sequence is MTQSSELFSQAKQYIPGGVNSPVRSFSGVGGTPVYFDRAAGAYVYDSEGKRYIDYVGSWGPMILGHAHPAVIEAVKLSAEKGLSFGAPTEIETLMAQTVCELLPSIEMVRMVSSGTEATMSALRLARGYTGRDKIVKFEGCYHGHSDSLLVKAGSGALTFGVPSSPGVPASVAADTLTLTYNDSDAVRSTFAELGDKIACIIVEPVAGNMNCIPPEPGFLQTLRDVCDQYGSVLIFDEVMTGFRVSLQGAQGLYGIKPDLTTLGKIIGGGLPVGAFGGSRKIMEYLAPLGPVYQAGTLSGCPVAMAAGLKTLELINQPGFYEALTAKTATLLKGLQAASDQAGIAFTTNQVGGMFGLFFSNEKSVSRFSQVMACDVDRFKRFFHGMLDKGFYLAPSAFEAGFVSAAHADEDLQATVDAASKVFAESF
- the gmk gene encoding guanylate kinase yields the protein MISGKLYIISAPSGAGKTSLVKQLIAETDDLAVSVSHTTRAMRSGEQDGVDYFFVSVDEFKAMIERQAFLEHAQVFDNFYGTAQQTVEDNLAKGLDVILEIDWQGAQQVRRMLPESLSIFILPPSIEVLSQRLQNRGQDNPEVIARRMRDAVTEMSHYPEYDYLIVNDDFNLALHQLKSIVTANRLTQSQQQQTLAPLLQDLLN
- a CDS encoding phosphate-starvation-inducible PsiE family protein, whose protein sequence is MKNEISRWRILGKDWNALTFYQRFESGVAFALTFLVMLVVSVALFRLFVGVIGGLVFDALNPLDHEIFQQVFGEIMTLLIALEFNHTLQYVVTREQSVIQTKVVLLIALLALARKFIVLDIGKISADVLLALAAVTLVLGITYWLMRERDDRLLETNSSKSVNQIPG
- the recF gene encoding DNA replication/repair protein RecF (All proteins in this family for which functions are known are DNA-binding proteins that assist the filamentation of RecA onto DNA for the initiation of recombination or recombinational repair.), with translation MTLLKLDVLSVRNIHSASISPSPAINFITGANASGKSSLLEAIFILGRSRSFRTTHTKQAIAFEQSQLTVSAQNRQQSGSVSTLGIQIDNKQCQIRIDQEDRQKADLAYALPVQLIHPKSYRLLDSGPQIRREFLDWGIFNQHKNFLPCWRKFNKALQQRNALLKTRQIKQLSAWDKELVEYGQVINDFRLAYLANLQPVFLEMASHFLNKEDVDLRFLPGWDDRQALDVILKNDLERDIRYGFTHSGPHRADFQTYQDKRLAKDYLSRGQQKLLVLALMLAQVTLLNQESPYSCCILIDDLASELDTENRAKLIKYLIGLSCQVFISSTDIADFGDLSSVENYKWFHVEQGDVKQL
- the dnaN gene encoding DNA polymerase III subunit beta yields the protein MKFIISRDQILPPLQQIVSVIEKRQTMPILSNVLLQASDEQLVMTGTDTEIQIVAKLNIESIAHSGEITVPARKFLDICRLLPNGAEIHFELQDDKVKVVSGRSRFSLSTLPAEHYPEFNESEFEHSFLLNAGKFKKALDKTVFCMANQDVRYYLNGLLLNVSNSKLKLVASDGHRLSIYEDDIGQATGYESRIIMPRKAVQELSRLLDDADAELNIQFSSNNIRIYYKDVVFSSKLIDAKFPDFSKVFNQSFMSPLLIQKQVLRDALTRVAILSNEKYKGVTFDISGDLLKLSTHNPEHDEAEEELIIDYQGEPLSISFNSQYMLDAVSNLDSEMAVLTIAGNASSCFIEEPEQPLFKFIVMPMRM